One stretch of Amycolatopsis tolypomycina DNA includes these proteins:
- the thrC gene encoding threonine synthase, which yields MTATLGTTSTTKTPDLGPAVELVSKEEGHRQPLAPEFVSAEDFSPLEVAYDFGRVRREDIEAGPKNIWRYKKLLPVPSNVEEIPNTEPGATRLVRADRLAKELGLKRVWVKDDTGNPTHSFKDRVVAVALAAAREFGFEVLACPSTGNLANATAAAAARAGWRSVVLIPKTLERAKILTTAVYDGDLLAIDGNYDDVNRLATELAGEHPKWAFVNVNVRPYYSEGSKTLAFEVAEQLGWRIPPQIVVPIASGSQLTKVDKGFRELGQLGLVDASPYKVFGAQATGCSPVSAAFREGHDVVQPVKPDTIARSLAIGNPADGPYVLDIVNRTGGAIEDVSDEEVVEGIRLLARTEGIFTETAGGVTVATAKKLVETGKLDPDAETVLLITGDGLKTLDAIENHVGPKATLPPSAAAVNEALGY from the coding sequence ATGACCGCCACCCTCGGCACGACCTCCACCACGAAGACCCCGGATCTGGGCCCGGCCGTCGAACTGGTGTCGAAGGAAGAGGGCCACCGGCAGCCGCTCGCTCCGGAATTCGTCTCCGCCGAAGACTTCTCGCCGCTCGAGGTCGCCTACGACTTCGGCCGCGTCCGCCGCGAAGACATCGAGGCCGGCCCCAAGAACATCTGGCGCTACAAGAAACTCCTTCCTGTTCCGTCCAACGTCGAAGAGATCCCGAACACCGAGCCGGGTGCGACGCGGCTGGTGCGCGCCGACCGCCTCGCCAAGGAACTCGGCCTCAAGCGCGTGTGGGTCAAGGACGACACCGGCAACCCGACGCACTCGTTCAAGGACCGCGTCGTCGCCGTCGCCCTGGCCGCGGCCCGCGAGTTCGGCTTCGAGGTGCTCGCGTGTCCGTCGACCGGCAACCTGGCCAACGCGACGGCCGCCGCGGCGGCCCGTGCCGGCTGGCGGTCGGTCGTGCTGATCCCGAAGACCCTCGAGCGCGCCAAGATCCTCACCACCGCGGTGTACGACGGCGACCTCCTCGCCATCGACGGCAACTACGACGACGTCAACCGCCTCGCCACCGAGCTCGCGGGTGAGCACCCGAAGTGGGCGTTCGTCAACGTGAACGTCCGGCCGTACTACTCGGAGGGCTCGAAGACGCTGGCCTTCGAGGTCGCCGAGCAGCTCGGCTGGCGCATCCCGCCGCAGATCGTCGTGCCGATCGCCTCCGGTTCGCAGCTGACCAAGGTGGACAAGGGTTTCCGCGAGCTGGGTCAGCTCGGTCTCGTGGACGCCAGCCCGTACAAGGTGTTCGGCGCGCAGGCCACCGGCTGCTCGCCGGTGTCGGCCGCGTTCCGCGAAGGCCACGACGTGGTCCAGCCGGTGAAGCCGGACACCATCGCCCGCTCGCTGGCGATCGGCAACCCGGCCGACGGCCCGTACGTGCTCGACATCGTCAACCGCACCGGCGGCGCGATCGAGGACGTCTCCGACGAAGAGGTCGTCGAGGGCATCCGCCTGCTGGCCCGCACCGAAGGCATCTTCACCGAGACGGCGGGCGGGGTCACCGTCGCCACGGCGAAGAAGCTGGTCGAGACGGGCAAGCTGGACCCGGACGCCGAGACCGTCCTGCTGATCACCGGCGACGGCCTCAAGACCCTCGACGCCATCGAGAACCACGTGGGCCCGAAGGCGACGCTGCCGCCGTCCGCGGCCGCGGTGAACGAGGCGCTCGGCTACTGA
- a CDS encoding DMT family transporter, producing MNATALSLVLVAAVVHAVWNLAAKRISSGGTQFVWLYYTAGAVLMLPITVVLLAVGADRPQWSWLLAAVVTAGLHIAYGIVLQRGYRVGDLSVVYPVARGTGPLLSVLAAVLVLGERPGPLGLAGAFLVVAGVLVISTGRAADDPRAVKAGIGYGLLTGAVIAGYTLWDAHSVTGLGVPPVVYFGLGSILQSVLLVPGALADRAEVARVWREHRREVLVVAVLSPVAYILVLFALTMAPVSLVAPARELSIVLGGLAAWLVLGEQNAVRRLAGSVIVLSGIAAIAAA from the coding sequence GTGAACGCCACCGCCTTGTCCCTGGTCCTCGTCGCGGCCGTCGTGCACGCCGTGTGGAACCTCGCCGCCAAGCGGATTTCCTCCGGTGGCACCCAGTTCGTCTGGCTCTACTACACCGCCGGTGCCGTCCTGATGCTGCCGATCACGGTGGTGCTGCTCGCCGTCGGCGCCGACCGTCCACAGTGGAGCTGGCTGCTGGCCGCCGTGGTCACCGCCGGCCTGCACATCGCCTACGGCATCGTGCTGCAGCGCGGGTACCGGGTCGGCGACCTCTCCGTCGTCTACCCCGTCGCGCGCGGCACCGGGCCGCTGCTGTCCGTGCTCGCCGCCGTCCTGGTGCTCGGCGAACGGCCCGGCCCGCTCGGCCTGGCCGGGGCCTTCCTGGTCGTCGCCGGGGTGCTGGTGATCAGCACCGGCCGCGCGGCCGACGACCCGCGGGCGGTGAAGGCCGGCATCGGTTACGGCCTCCTGACCGGCGCCGTCATCGCCGGCTACACCCTCTGGGACGCGCACTCCGTGACCGGCCTCGGCGTGCCGCCGGTCGTCTACTTCGGCCTCGGCTCGATCCTGCAGAGCGTGCTGCTCGTCCCCGGTGCGCTGGCCGATCGCGCCGAGGTCGCGCGGGTCTGGCGCGAACACCGCCGCGAGGTGCTGGTCGTCGCCGTGCTGTCGCCGGTCGCCTACATCCTCGTGCTGTTCGCCCTCACCATGGCGCCGGTCAGCCTGGTCGCGCCGGCGCGGGAGCTGAGCATCGTGCTCGGCGGCCTCGCCGCGTGGCTGGTGCTGGGCGAGCAGAACGCCGTGCGGCGGCTCGCCGGATCGGTCATCGTGCTGTCCGGCATCGCGGCGATTGCGGCCGCCTGA
- a CDS encoding Uma2 family endonuclease, with translation MTVMADIELPAGSGPLTVPDLEGMPDDGRRRELIDGVLIVSPAPGLRHQTIGYRLYGVLEAVCPAEFYVVGAPFAVHDGDKTELQPDILVGRDEDFTEKDLPAPPVLAVEVLSPSTAIYDLNLKTAVYERLGTGSYWVIDPKEPALTVFELDADGRYQQVAKAAGDEAVELERPFPVRIVPKELLGRLG, from the coding sequence ATGACAGTCATGGCAGACATCGAGCTTCCCGCCGGGTCGGGCCCCCTGACGGTGCCCGACCTCGAGGGGATGCCGGACGATGGCCGACGCCGAGAACTCATCGACGGGGTACTCATCGTGAGCCCTGCGCCGGGACTCAGACACCAGACCATCGGATATCGGCTCTACGGAGTGCTCGAGGCCGTGTGCCCGGCTGAGTTTTACGTCGTCGGCGCACCGTTCGCGGTGCACGACGGTGACAAGACCGAACTCCAGCCCGACATCCTGGTTGGTCGGGACGAAGACTTCACCGAGAAGGATCTCCCGGCACCGCCGGTGCTGGCCGTCGAGGTGCTATCGCCCAGCACGGCGATCTACGACCTGAACCTCAAGACGGCGGTTTACGAGCGGCTCGGGACCGGCAGCTACTGGGTGATCGACCCGAAGGAACCCGCGCTGACGGTGTTCGAGCTGGACGCGGACGGCCGCTACCAGCAGGTGGCCAAGGCGGCGGGCGACGAGGCGGTCGAGCTCGAACGGCCGTTCCCGGTGCGGATCGTGCCC
- a CDS encoding VOC family protein has protein sequence MEILKSRLLIRPRDVAASTAFYRDTLGLAVEREFPGGTVFFLGHGSLEVSGAGETGSSPDLVLWLQVRDLAGTLADLKAKGLEPVRDAERMPWGLDEAWIADPDGTRIVLVEVPEGHPIRTDTR, from the coding sequence ATGGAGATCCTGAAGAGCCGGCTGCTGATCCGCCCGCGCGACGTCGCCGCGTCGACGGCGTTCTACCGCGACACCCTGGGCCTGGCCGTGGAGCGGGAGTTCCCCGGCGGCACCGTGTTCTTCCTCGGCCACGGCTCCCTCGAGGTCTCCGGCGCGGGCGAGACGGGCTCGTCACCCGATCTGGTGCTCTGGCTGCAGGTCCGGGACCTCGCCGGCACCCTCGCGGACCTCAAGGCGAAGGGTCTGGAACCGGTGCGCGACGCCGAACGGATGCCGTGGGGCCTCGACGAGGCCTGGATCGCCGATCCGGACGGTACGCGCATCGTGCTGGTCGAGGTGCCCGAGGGCCACCCGATCCGCACGGACACCCGCTAG
- the lepA gene encoding translation elongation factor 4 — protein MTTFADTTFTPPELIRNFCIIAHIDHGKSTLADRMLQLTGVVEERAMRAQYLDRMDIERERGITIKAQNVRLPWKVDGQDHVLHMIDTPGHVDFTYEVSRALEACEGAILLVDAAQGIEAQTLANLYLALENNLQIIPVLNKIDLPSADPDKYAGELAHIIGCEPEDVLRVSAKTGMGVGELLDEVVKQVPAPQGDADAPARAMIFDSVYDTYRGVVTYIRVVDGKITPREKIKMMSTGATHELLEVGIISPEPKPSKGLGVGEVGYLITGVKDVRQSKVGDTVTSERHGAKEALAGYREPKPMVYSGLYPVDGSDYPELREALDKLQLNDAALDYEPETSVALGFGFRCGFLGLLHLEITRDRLEREFGLDLISTAPNVIYRVVLEDRSEVVVTNPSDWPSGLKIAEVHEPVSKVSILAPSEFVGTIMELCQTKRGSLLGMDYLSEDRVELRYNIPLAEIIFDFFDTLKSRTRGYASLDYEEAGEQISDLVKVDILLQGETVDAFSAIVHKDAAYGYGNRMATRLRELIPRQQFEVPIQAAVGSRIIARETIRAIRKDVLAKCYGGDISRKRKLLEKQKEGKKRMKTVGRVEVPQEAFVAALSTEDSGKKK, from the coding sequence GTGACGACGTTCGCCGACACCACCTTCACGCCGCCGGAGCTGATCCGGAACTTCTGCATCATCGCGCACATCGACCACGGCAAGTCGACCCTGGCCGACCGCATGCTGCAGCTCACCGGCGTCGTCGAAGAGCGCGCCATGCGGGCCCAGTACCTCGACCGGATGGACATCGAGCGCGAGCGCGGCATCACGATCAAGGCGCAGAACGTCCGGCTGCCCTGGAAGGTCGACGGGCAGGACCACGTCCTGCACATGATCGACACGCCCGGCCACGTGGACTTCACCTATGAGGTCTCCCGGGCCCTGGAGGCGTGCGAAGGCGCGATCCTGCTGGTCGACGCCGCGCAGGGGATCGAGGCCCAGACCCTGGCCAACCTGTACCTGGCGCTGGAGAACAACCTCCAGATCATCCCGGTGCTCAACAAGATCGACCTGCCCTCGGCCGACCCCGACAAGTACGCGGGTGAGCTCGCCCACATCATCGGCTGCGAACCGGAGGACGTGCTGCGGGTCTCGGCCAAGACCGGCATGGGCGTCGGCGAGCTGCTCGACGAGGTCGTCAAGCAGGTCCCGGCGCCGCAGGGCGACGCCGACGCGCCCGCCCGCGCGATGATCTTCGACTCGGTGTACGACACCTACCGCGGCGTCGTCACCTACATCCGCGTCGTCGACGGCAAGATCACGCCGCGCGAGAAAATCAAGATGATGTCCACCGGCGCCACGCACGAGCTCCTCGAGGTCGGGATCATCTCGCCCGAGCCCAAGCCCAGCAAGGGGCTCGGCGTCGGCGAGGTCGGCTACCTGATCACCGGCGTGAAGGACGTCCGCCAGTCGAAGGTCGGCGACACCGTGACGTCGGAGCGGCACGGCGCCAAGGAGGCGCTGGCGGGCTACCGCGAACCGAAGCCGATGGTCTACTCCGGCCTCTACCCGGTGGACGGTTCGGACTACCCCGAGCTGCGCGAGGCCCTCGACAAGCTCCAGCTGAACGACGCCGCCCTGGACTACGAGCCCGAGACGTCGGTCGCGCTGGGCTTCGGCTTCCGCTGCGGCTTCCTCGGCCTGCTGCACCTGGAGATCACCCGCGACCGGCTCGAGCGCGAGTTCGGCCTCGACCTGATCTCGACGGCGCCGAACGTCATCTACCGCGTGGTGCTGGAGGACCGCAGCGAGGTCGTCGTGACGAACCCGTCCGACTGGCCGAGCGGGCTGAAGATCGCCGAGGTGCACGAGCCGGTGTCGAAGGTCAGCATCCTCGCGCCGTCGGAGTTCGTCGGCACGATCATGGAGCTGTGCCAGACGAAGCGCGGCAGCCTGCTCGGCATGGACTACCTGTCCGAGGATCGCGTCGAGCTGCGCTACAACATCCCGCTCGCGGAAATCATTTTTGACTTCTTCGACACGCTGAAGTCGCGTACGCGCGGCTACGCGTCTCTCGATTACGAAGAGGCCGGCGAGCAGATCTCGGATCTGGTCAAGGTGGACATCCTGCTGCAGGGCGAAACCGTGGACGCGTTCTCGGCGATCGTGCACAAGGACGCGGCCTACGGCTACGGCAACCGGATGGCGACGCGGCTGCGCGAGCTCATCCCGCGCCAGCAGTTCGAGGTCCCGATCCAGGCGGCGGTCGGTTCCCGGATCATCGCCCGCGAGACGATTCGCGCGATCCGCAAGGACGTGCTGGCCAAGTGCTACGGCGGTGACATCTCGCGGAAGCGGAAGCTGCTGGAGAAGCAGAAGGAAGGCAAGAAGCGGATGAAGACCGTTGGCAGGGTCGAGGTTCCGCAGGAAGCCTTCGTCGCCGCTCTGTCCACTGAGGACTCCGGAAAGAAGAAGTAA
- the rpsT gene encoding 30S ribosomal protein S20 yields the protein MANIKSQIKRITTNEKARQRNQAIRSSVKTAIRKVREAAEAGDKAKAAELQRDAAQKLDKAVSKGVIHANQAANKKSALAKRVNAL from the coding sequence ATGGCCAACATCAAGTCGCAGATCAAGCGCATCACGACGAACGAGAAGGCGCGTCAGCGCAACCAGGCGATCCGGTCCTCGGTGAAGACCGCGATCCGCAAGGTCCGCGAAGCCGCCGAGGCCGGCGACAAGGCCAAGGCCGCCGAGCTGCAGCGCGACGCCGCCCAGAAGCTGGACAAGGCCGTCTCGAAGGGCGTCATCCACGCCAACCAGGCCGCCAACAAGAAGTCGGCGCTGGCCAAGCGCGTCAACGCGCTCTGA
- a CDS encoding class I SAM-dependent methyltransferase: MSNTHQPAPPPQPETSGFARVLDRTFGHPSGALGRLGGWVMARGNAATEHRIVDLAKIEPHETVLVVGPGPGVGLDAAARLAGRAVGVDPSPEMLTLCHERCGNRAELREGSAARTGEPDESADVVLSVNNVMLWDDRAAGFAELFRVLRPGGRLLLSAHEKWLPVSRHVLADEAAAAGFADLQTWTWEPPGFAALAAQLRGVKPA; the protein is encoded by the coding sequence ATGAGCAATACGCACCAGCCGGCACCCCCTCCCCAGCCGGAGACCAGCGGGTTCGCCCGCGTCCTCGACCGGACGTTCGGTCACCCCTCCGGCGCACTCGGCCGCCTCGGCGGCTGGGTCATGGCCCGGGGCAACGCCGCCACCGAACACCGCATCGTCGACCTCGCGAAGATCGAGCCGCACGAAACCGTCCTGGTCGTCGGCCCCGGCCCCGGCGTCGGCCTGGACGCCGCCGCCCGCCTGGCCGGGCGCGCCGTCGGCGTCGACCCCTCCCCCGAGATGCTCACGCTGTGCCACGAGCGCTGCGGCAACCGCGCCGAGCTGCGCGAAGGATCGGCGGCGCGCACCGGCGAGCCGGACGAGTCCGCCGACGTCGTCCTGAGCGTGAACAACGTCATGCTGTGGGACGACCGCGCAGCCGGGTTCGCCGAGCTGTTCCGGGTGCTGCGCCCCGGCGGCAGGCTCCTGCTGTCCGCGCACGAGAAGTGGCTGCCCGTGAGCAGGCACGTCCTGGCCGACGAAGCGGCCGCCGCGGGCTTCGCCGACCTGCAGACCTGGACCTGGGAGCCACCGGGCTTCGCGGCGCTCGCCGCGCAGCTGCGCGGGGTCAAGCCCGCCTAG
- a CDS encoding ComEA family DNA-binding protein: protein MFEQTARDPGSPVNDRLAWLADQLSPDASTVGPGGRLIRRWLPAGAGRRRWALAGVLAAVVVIVLAAVTLAGSRPAPESPPALPSAKPAVEARAAPPAGLVVSVIGRVRSPGLITVPQGSRVADVLRAAGGPEPGADLAALNLARKVTDGEQLAVGIPAAAPPDPEAPPGGGKLDLNSATVAQLDTLPGVGEVMAKRIVQWRTDHGAFTKVEQLREIDGIGESKFQRMREKVTVG from the coding sequence GTGTTCGAGCAGACCGCCCGTGATCCGGGCTCTCCCGTCAACGACCGGCTCGCCTGGCTGGCCGACCAGCTCTCGCCCGACGCGAGCACGGTCGGCCCGGGCGGTCGGCTGATCCGGCGCTGGCTGCCGGCCGGAGCCGGCCGCCGCCGGTGGGCACTGGCCGGCGTCCTCGCGGCGGTCGTGGTGATCGTCCTCGCCGCGGTCACCCTGGCTGGCAGCCGTCCGGCGCCCGAGTCACCGCCCGCGCTGCCCAGCGCGAAACCGGCGGTGGAAGCACGCGCGGCGCCTCCGGCGGGCCTCGTGGTCAGCGTGATCGGCCGCGTCCGTTCCCCGGGGCTGATCACCGTGCCCCAGGGATCCCGGGTGGCGGACGTGCTGCGCGCGGCCGGCGGACCCGAGCCGGGCGCGGACCTGGCAGCACTGAACCTGGCCCGCAAGGTGACGGACGGCGAGCAGCTGGCGGTCGGCATCCCCGCGGCGGCGCCACCGGACCCCGAGGCTCCGCCGGGCGGCGGAAAACTCGACCTCAACTCGGCAACGGTGGCCCAGCTGGACACCCTCCCCGGAGTCGGCGAGGTGATGGCCAAGCGCATCGTCCAGTGGCGCACCGACCACGGCGCTTTCACCAAGGTCGAGCAACTGCGCGAAATCGATGGCATCGGAGAAAGCAAGTTCCAGCGAATGAGGGAGAAGGTGACGGTCGGATGA
- a CDS encoding DegV family protein: MSVAVVTDSTAHLPEGFAERHAVRVVPLHVLVDGVVSLDGIETGPAAVAEAMKARKIVTTSRPTPTEFVKEYQAAFADGADAIVSVHLSRELSGTWEAAVLAAQEVGPDRVRVVDSRTTAMGLGFAALHAASAASDGASAADVEAAAVTAAGCSSTLFVVETLDHLRRGGRIGPAAALLGTALAVKPVLHMSDGRILPLEKVRTMNRAVARLVELAAQAAAGHDVELAVHHLASPERAVELANRLEEAVPRSAGCVVSELGAVIGAHTGPGVLGVVVQRTVPR; encoded by the coding sequence GTGTCGGTCGCCGTAGTCACGGATTCCACCGCCCACCTGCCGGAGGGCTTCGCCGAACGGCACGCGGTCCGGGTGGTGCCCCTGCACGTCCTGGTCGACGGCGTGGTTTCCCTCGACGGCATCGAGACCGGGCCGGCGGCGGTCGCCGAGGCGATGAAGGCGCGCAAGATCGTCACGACTTCCCGGCCGACCCCGACCGAGTTCGTGAAGGAGTACCAGGCCGCGTTCGCCGATGGTGCGGACGCGATCGTGTCGGTGCACCTGTCGCGCGAGCTGTCGGGCACCTGGGAGGCGGCGGTGCTCGCGGCCCAGGAGGTGGGGCCGGACCGGGTCCGCGTCGTCGACTCGCGGACCACCGCGATGGGGCTGGGTTTCGCCGCGCTGCACGCCGCTTCGGCCGCCTCCGACGGCGCCTCGGCGGCCGACGTCGAGGCCGCCGCGGTGACAGCGGCCGGCTGCTCGTCGACGTTGTTCGTCGTGGAAACCCTGGACCACCTGCGCCGCGGCGGCCGGATCGGCCCGGCGGCGGCGCTGCTGGGCACGGCACTGGCCGTGAAGCCGGTGCTGCACATGTCCGACGGCCGGATCCTGCCGCTGGAGAAGGTCCGCACGATGAACCGCGCGGTCGCGCGGCTGGTCGAGCTCGCGGCCCAGGCAGCGGCCGGGCACGACGTCGAACTCGCCGTCCACCACCTCGCGTCGCCGGAACGGGCGGTCGAGCTGGCGAACCGGCTCGAAGAAGCCGTGCCGCGGTCGGCCGGCTGCGTGGTCTCCGAGCTGGGCGCGGTGATCGGGGCGCACACCGGACCCGGAGTACTGGGCGTGGTCGTCCAGCGGACGGTCCCGCGCTAG
- a CDS encoding ComEC/Rec2 family competence protein, translating to MTSLPTTDTRQDMRLLPATSACWLAALAGLLLGWWTAVAAGLASAVLAALVLWRARGRPRARDAAAALLVLGLLTAGPVAWRIRDAQRDELRAPAAEGLPAALRVVVAERPKPVRSAGYADRQAGARSVVLAADVRTASVDGRPVPSSGRVLLLAPVAHWAPLLPGQEVTATGLLMPPRGADLTVAVLSVRGPPVDPGPAPWWQRASAGLRAGLHDLCQVLPEEPAGLLPGLVLGDTSALSPRVEQEFVSAGLAHLTAVSGGNLAVVCGAVLLLLRLLRLGPRLSAAAAGTCLAGFLVLVGPEPSVLRAGVMAAVALLALALGRRGSALPALAFAVCLLVVSDPAMATDFGFALSVCATGGLVLLAPRWAGALVRRGIPPGFAEGLAVPLAAFLVTAPVLAGMAGSVSLVSVLTNVLAAPVVAPATVLGVLATVTGPWWPGAGKVLVHLADPEAEWLITVARHGARAPGAVIAWPGGWLGGLLAAAVLGVLVLAARHRCLRVLMAAVVAGALLVFVPVRVLAPAWPPRNWAMVECDVGQGDAVVLATAEPGRAVVVDAGPEPGPVDECLHRLGIDRIPLLVLSHLHADHIGGLTSVFDGRAVGAIAVGPGRSPGWAWRQVAAEAARRAVPLVELNPGERLGWPGLALDVLGPRYVPARQTDPQDGTTINNSSVVLRAETTAGRVLLTGDVELAAQADLLADIGNLTAEVLKVPHHGSRYSLPSFLAAVAPRVALVSVGAGNTYGHPSKSTMDTLGALGALVARTDVDGDTAVVGERAAPAIVRRGEPRGPPRR from the coding sequence ATGACCTCCCTCCCCACAACCGACACCCGTCAGGACATGCGCTTGCTCCCCGCGACATCCGCGTGCTGGCTGGCGGCCCTGGCCGGCCTGCTCCTCGGCTGGTGGACGGCCGTCGCAGCCGGGCTCGCCTCGGCTGTGCTCGCCGCGCTGGTGCTGTGGCGAGCCCGCGGCCGTCCCCGTGCGCGCGACGCGGCGGCAGCCCTCCTGGTCCTGGGCCTCCTCACCGCAGGCCCGGTCGCCTGGCGGATCCGCGACGCGCAGCGTGACGAACTGCGTGCCCCAGCGGCGGAAGGCCTGCCGGCGGCATTGCGCGTCGTCGTCGCCGAACGCCCGAAGCCGGTGCGCAGCGCGGGGTACGCCGACCGGCAGGCCGGCGCCCGCTCGGTCGTGCTGGCCGCCGACGTGCGCACGGCATCGGTCGACGGACGGCCGGTCCCGTCGTCCGGCCGCGTCCTGCTGCTGGCGCCGGTCGCGCACTGGGCCCCGCTGCTGCCGGGACAGGAGGTCACCGCGACCGGTCTGCTGATGCCGCCGCGCGGTGCGGACCTGACCGTGGCCGTCCTGTCGGTACGCGGCCCGCCGGTGGATCCCGGCCCGGCACCGTGGTGGCAGCGGGCTTCGGCCGGGCTGCGCGCGGGCCTGCACGACCTGTGCCAGGTCCTGCCGGAGGAACCGGCGGGCCTGCTCCCGGGCCTGGTGCTGGGCGACACGAGCGCGTTGTCCCCTCGCGTCGAGCAGGAATTCGTCTCCGCCGGTCTCGCGCACCTCACCGCGGTCAGCGGCGGGAACCTCGCGGTGGTCTGCGGAGCGGTGCTGCTCCTGCTGCGCCTCCTCCGGCTCGGGCCCCGGCTGTCGGCCGCGGCGGCCGGGACGTGCCTGGCCGGCTTCCTCGTCCTGGTCGGCCCGGAGCCGAGCGTGCTGCGTGCGGGCGTCATGGCGGCCGTGGCGTTGCTGGCACTGGCGCTGGGACGGCGGGGTTCGGCGCTGCCCGCGCTGGCCTTCGCGGTGTGCCTCCTGGTGGTGTCGGATCCCGCGATGGCCACGGACTTCGGGTTCGCCCTGTCGGTGTGCGCCACCGGCGGCCTGGTGCTGCTCGCGCCGCGCTGGGCCGGCGCGCTGGTGCGTCGCGGGATCCCGCCGGGGTTCGCGGAGGGCTTGGCGGTCCCGCTGGCGGCTTTCCTGGTGACGGCGCCGGTGCTGGCCGGCATGGCGGGGTCGGTGAGCCTGGTTTCGGTGCTGACCAACGTCCTCGCCGCGCCCGTCGTCGCCCCGGCGACGGTGCTTGGTGTGCTGGCGACGGTCACCGGCCCGTGGTGGCCGGGCGCCGGGAAGGTCCTGGTGCACCTGGCCGACCCGGAGGCCGAGTGGCTGATCACGGTCGCCCGGCACGGCGCGCGGGCACCGGGCGCGGTCATCGCCTGGCCCGGTGGCTGGCTGGGCGGGCTCCTCGCCGCGGCCGTGCTGGGCGTGCTGGTGCTGGCGGCCCGGCATCGGTGCCTGCGGGTGTTGATGGCGGCGGTCGTCGCCGGTGCGCTGCTGGTGTTCGTGCCGGTCCGGGTGCTGGCGCCGGCGTGGCCGCCGCGGAACTGGGCGATGGTCGAGTGCGACGTCGGCCAGGGCGACGCGGTCGTGCTGGCGACCGCCGAACCGGGCCGGGCGGTCGTCGTGGACGCCGGACCGGAGCCGGGCCCGGTCGACGAGTGCCTGCACCGGCTCGGGATCGACCGGATCCCGCTGCTGGTGCTGAGCCACCTGCACGCCGACCACATCGGTGGCCTCACCTCGGTGTTCGACGGCCGCGCGGTCGGCGCGATCGCCGTCGGCCCCGGGCGGTCACCGGGGTGGGCGTGGCGCCAGGTCGCCGCCGAGGCAGCCCGGCGGGCGGTGCCGTTGGTAGAGCTCAACCCGGGCGAGCGGCTCGGCTGGCCGGGCCTGGCGCTCGACGTCCTGGGCCCGCGGTACGTCCCGGCGCGGCAGACGGATCCACAGGACGGCACGACGATCAACAACAGCTCGGTGGTGCTCCGCGCGGAGACCACGGCGGGCCGGGTCCTGCTGACCGGCGACGTCGAACTGGCCGCGCAGGCGGATCTGCTGGCCGACATCGGAAATCTGACGGCGGAGGTGTTGAAGGTGCCCCACCACGGCAGCCGCTACTCGCTGCCTTCGTTCCTCGCGGCGGTGGCTCCGCGGGTGGCGTTGGTCAGCGTGGGTGCGGGGAACACGTACGGCCACCCGAGTAAGTCCACAATGGACACGCTGGGGGCGCTCGGCGCGCTGGTCGCCCGGACCGACGTGGACGGCGACACCGCGGTGGTCGGCGAGCGGGCGGCCCCGGCGATCGTTCGCCGGGGCGAGCCGCGTGGCCCGCCCCGGCGGTGA
- the holA gene encoding DNA polymerase III subunit delta, which translates to MTAQATAPAPLHLVLGEEELLIERAVRETLAAARATDATAELTRVRVSDLTAPELAELVSPSLFSEGRVIVLESAQDISQELSDAVAAYLKDPADGVVLVVVHTGGGRSKAGKSLPAVLKKAGAEVTECPKLTKPAEREQFVRHEVRRVGGKIDPAGVAALLDAVGSDLRELSSAATQLVADTGGAVDADAVRRYHRGRADVTGFAVAEKAVSGDRAAALESLRWAMQLGVPHVLVADALADAVRTIARVSGAGRGNPNQLAGELGMPPWKIRKAQGQSRGWNPDGLATAMRVVARLNAEVKGVAADPGYALERAVLEVAAAKGDR; encoded by the coding sequence GTGACCGCGCAAGCCACCGCCCCGGCCCCGCTGCACCTGGTGCTGGGGGAGGAAGAACTGCTGATCGAGCGGGCCGTCCGCGAGACGCTCGCCGCCGCCCGCGCGACGGACGCGACGGCGGAGCTGACGCGGGTCCGGGTGTCCGATCTCACAGCCCCCGAGCTGGCCGAACTGGTGAGCCCGTCGCTGTTCAGCGAAGGCCGGGTGATCGTCCTCGAGTCGGCGCAGGACATCTCGCAGGAGCTGTCCGACGCCGTCGCGGCCTACCTGAAGGACCCGGCGGACGGGGTCGTGCTCGTCGTCGTGCACACCGGCGGCGGCCGCAGCAAGGCGGGCAAGTCGCTCCCGGCGGTGCTGAAGAAGGCCGGCGCCGAGGTCACGGAGTGCCCGAAGCTGACCAAGCCCGCCGAGCGGGAGCAGTTCGTGCGCCACGAGGTCCGCCGGGTGGGCGGCAAGATCGACCCGGCGGGCGTCGCGGCCCTCCTCGACGCGGTGGGCTCCGACCTGCGGGAACTGTCCTCGGCGGCGACGCAGCTGGTCGCGGACACGGGCGGCGCGGTCGACGCCGACGCGGTCCGCCGCTACCACCGCGGCCGCGCGGACGTGACCGGCTTCGCGGTCGCGGAGAAGGCGGTCAGCGGCGACCGGGCGGCGGCGCTGGAGTCCCTGCGCTGGGCGATGCAGCTCGGCGTCCCGCACGTCCTGGTGGCCGACGCACTGGCCGACGCGGTCCGCACGATCGCCCGGGTCTCCGGCGCCGGCCGGGGCAATCCGAACCAGCTGGCGGGCGAGCTCGGCATGCCGCCCTGGAAGATCCGCAAGGCACAGGGCCAGTCCCGCGGCTGGAACCCCGACGGCCTGGCGACGGCGATGCGCGTGGTCGCACGGCTGAACGCCGAGGTCAAGGGCGTGGCGGCAGACCCGGGCTACGCACTGGAGCGAGCGGTCCTGGAGGTGGCGGCCGCCAAGGGCGACCGCTGA